From Bacteroidota bacterium, one genomic window encodes:
- a CDS encoding transposase zinc-binding domain-containing protein: MPVQQRKTMFALQQCRTAALGGHVDICNSCGHTRVFYNSCRNRHCPRCQGLKRSNGLTASVHIYYRYAIFILYLRFPPSSTG, translated from the coding sequence TTGCCGGTGCAACAACGTAAAACAATGTTTGCACTCCAGCAATGTCGTACCGCCGCATTGGGCGGTCATGTAGACATCTGTAACAGCTGCGGTCACACACGGGTGTTTTACAATTCCTGTCGTAACAGGCATTGCCCCCGGTGTCAGGGATTAAAAAGATCCAATGGGTTGACCGCCTCAGTTCACATCTATTACCGGTACGCTATTTTCATATTGTATTTACGCTTCCCTCCGAGCTCAACCGGCTGA
- a CDS encoding transposase, giving the protein MYNILFKAASESLLTLAKDQKYLHALTGMVAVLHTWGQNLMEHPHLHTLVPAGGWSEVAQSWKASRKSFFFR; this is encoded by the coding sequence GTGTACAATATCCTCTTTAAAGCCGCCTCGGAAAGTTTGCTCACCCTGGCAAAGGATCAAAAGTATCTGCATGCGCTCACCGGGATGGTGGCCGTGCTGCACACCTGGGGACAGAATCTGATGGAGCATCCGCACCTGCATACACTCGTTCCCGCCGGTGGTTGGAGTGAAGTAGCGCAATCCTGGAAAGCTTCAAGGAAAAGTTTTTTCTTCCGGTAA
- a CDS encoding transposase, which produces MKGEIKPLKQKESFKQLLNTLYQKPWVVYAKKPFRNSAAIVNYLARYTHRVAIDNSRILSVEDGQVSFRWKDYKNQGAKGTMKLSGEEFIRRFLLHVLPKGFCKIRYYGIFASRIRKTMRHQCKKPPG; this is translated from the coding sequence TTGAAGGGGGAGATAAAACCCTTAAAACAAAAGGAAAGTTTTAAGCAACTGCTCAACACCCTATATCAAAAACCATGGGTTGTCTATGCGAAAAAACCGTTCAGGAACTCCGCGGCAATTGTGAATTACCTGGCACGGTACACCCATCGCGTGGCCATCGACAATAGCCGGATCCTGAGCGTAGAAGATGGACAGGTGAGTTTTCGTTGGAAAGACTACAAAAATCAGGGAGCAAAAGGCACAATGAAGTTAAGCGGAGAAGAATTTATCCGTCGTTTCCTGCTGCATGTACTTCCGAAAGGCTTTTGCAAAATCCGTTACTATGGAATTTTCGCATCGCGCATCCGAAAGACGATGCGACACCAATGCAAAAAGCCACCGGGTTAA
- a CDS encoding T9SS type A sorting domain-containing protein encodes MDGHIIPGATDSFYIATQVASYSVEISNASGCINSSTHVITAVLENNAETNITLYPNPANGELYISDLPVVAGMKMELGLYNAIGQAILLQHSDSFSLILDTHSLADGVYFVHIVLGEKSVVKRVVILHP; translated from the coding sequence ATGGATGGACATATAATTCCGGGAGCTACAGATTCGTTTTATATTGCTACTCAGGTTGCGTCTTATTCGGTGGAAATTTCAAATGCATCGGGCTGCATCAACAGTTCAACGCATGTGATTACAGCTGTTTTGGAAAACAATGCTGAAACCAACATAACCCTTTATCCGAATCCTGCCAACGGGGAATTGTACATATCTGATTTGCCGGTAGTGGCGGGGATGAAAATGGAGTTGGGATTGTATAATGCGATCGGACAAGCGATTTTATTACAACATTCAGATTCGTTCTCATTGATACTGGATACGCATTCTTTGGCGGATGGCGTTTATTTCGTGCACATCGTTCTCGGTGAAAAATCTGTCGTGAAGCGGGTTGTGATTTTGCACCCATAA